The nucleotide window TCAATGCCGGAAATTTTGAGACGGGTAGCACTATCGGCAAACAGGTAACGACGGTGCCCAAGCTCTGCCAGATGGCTGGCACAGACCGCTGCCTGTTCATACAACGGCGCGACCAGGCCAAAGGTGCGGTTACGGTGCTCCACGCATTCGCCAATGGCGTAAATGGCAGGGTCAAACGTTTGCAAGGTATCGTCCACACGGACACCTTGGTTAACGGTTAAGCCTGCTTGATCGGCCAGTTCAGTGCGCGGAACAATCCCAACGGCCTGAACCATGTAGTCGGCTGGCAGGCGCTGACCATCGCCAAGAATCACCGCGGATATCGCTCCTTCACCGTCATCTTGCAACGACGCGGTGCGCGCCTGCATGACGAATTTCACGCCACGCTGTTCCAGGTCGGCCTGCAAACGATGGCCCGCGGTTTCGTCCAGTTGTTGATTCAGCAGATGGCCGCGACTGTGTATCAGGGTCACATCGTGCCCCTGCTTCACCAGCGCATCGGCGGCCTCCAGCCCTAAAAAGCCGCCGCCCACGACCACTACACGGGCGGCCGAGAGCGACAACAACTTGCGGACGTCATAAAGGTCACGAAAACTCATGACGCCCTGTAATTCGACACCCTCAACGGGTAGCTTGCGGGGCGCAGCCCCGGTAGCCAGCACCAGGCGGTCGTAGTCCAGCTTGTGGCCGGCGGCGGTGACCACCTGACGACGGTGGCGGCGGATAGCCACCACCGGTGAACCGGTTATGAGTCGAATATTCCGGTCCCGGTACCACTGGTGCGGGTGGGTGGTGATGGCGGTTTCATCCGTACCACCACCCAACAAGGGGGACAGCATGACCCGGTTGTAACCGGCAAAGGGCTCCTCGCCGACGACGGTGATCTGATACAGATCTGGCGCCAGGCGAGTGACCTCCTCCAGCAGACGGATGGCCGCCATGCCGTTACCGATTACCACCAGTTTCTTCATTACTGCCCTACCCTTATGGTCAGTTTGTTGCCGAGGTGGCAACTTCGATGACGTCGCCTTCCACCCGAACCGGATAGACATTCAAGGTGACGGTTTCATCTTCGAGACACTGACCGGTCTCCAGATCAAAGTGCTGCTTGTAGATCGGGGAAGCGACCACTTTGCGGCCTCCCAGTGATCCCAGCAGCCCCCTGCTCAGCACATTCGCATGGCTGAACGGGTCCATATTATCGAGTGCAAAGAAGTGGCCATCGCGGGTGCAGAATAATGCCGCCTGACCTTCTGGCAAACGCACACCTACTCCGGTACCCGGCAGCACATCGCTTACCTTGCACACGGCTTTCCATTCCACTGCCAGAGCGCTGTTCATGCTTATGCCTCCTCAACCAGTTCGATACGTTCATGATCGTAAGCCGGACGACGCTGACCGCGCTCACGCACGTATTGCAGGTTGTCGTCGGCGCTCTCATCGTTGACGAAATGCTTGAAGCGCTTAACCGCTTCCTCGTCTTCCACCGTGGTCTTCCACTCACACTGGTAAGTGGCGATCACGTGCTTCATCTGTTCTTCCAGTTCTTCCCCGATGCCCAGCGAGTCTTCCAGAATGACTTCCTTCAGGTAGTCCAGGCCACCTTCCAGGTTTTCCAGCCAGACGCTGGTGCGCTGCAAACGATCTGCCGTCTTGATGTAGAACATCAGGAAACGGTCGATGGTTTTAATCAGCTCTTCATCAGACAGGTCAGAGGCAAACAGGTCGGCGTGACGGGGACGCATGCCACCGTTACCACACACGTACAGATTCCAGCCTTTCTCGGTGGCAATGACACCCACGTCCTTGCTCTGCGCTTCGGCGCACTCACGGGTACATCCGCTGATGGCCATCTTCAGTTTGTGCGGGCTACGCAGGCCCTTGTAGCGCTCTTCTACCTGGATGGCAGTGCCGACAGAGTCTTTCACCCCGTAGCGACACCAGGTAGAACCGACACAGGACTTCACGGTACGCAGGGACTTGCCGTAGGCGTGACCGGTCTCAAAACCAGCA belongs to Alcanivorax sediminis and includes:
- a CDS encoding NAD(P)/FAD-dependent oxidoreductase, with protein sequence MKKLVVIGNGMAAIRLLEEVTRLAPDLYQITVVGEEPFAGYNRVMLSPLLGGGTDETAITTHPHQWYRDRNIRLITGSPVVAIRRHRRQVVTAAGHKLDYDRLVLATGAAPRKLPVEGVELQGVMSFRDLYDVRKLLSLSAARVVVVGGGFLGLEAADALVKQGHDVTLIHSRGHLLNQQLDETAGHRLQADLEQRGVKFVMQARTASLQDDGEGAISAVILGDGQRLPADYMVQAVGIVPRTELADQAGLTVNQGVRVDDTLQTFDPAIYAIGECVEHRNRTFGLVAPLYEQAAVCASHLAELGHRRYLFADSATRLKISGIDLVSLGDFEGEGETLQLNLPDSYRRLQVVDNRIVGMVLYGDVTDAAWYENLWRERTDITSLREVLLMGEAFCNAAGKRGDSEEEIAA
- the nirD gene encoding nitrite reductase small subunit NirD codes for the protein MNSALAVEWKAVCKVSDVLPGTGVGVRLPEGQAALFCTRDGHFFALDNMDPFSHANVLSRGLLGSLGGRKVVASPIYKQHFDLETGQCLEDETVTLNVYPVRVEGDVIEVATSATN